A portion of the Desulfofundulus luciae genome contains these proteins:
- the secE gene encoding preprotein translocase subunit SecE — protein MAPLRGLIKRDGSRNEVAVRDGVRALKKAEKRPVVKKEKVNRLEQVSKYFRGVYSELKKVHWPNRREVVTYTGVVLVAVTIVGILIWIFDSLLSRLLQFIIK, from the coding sequence ATGGCACCGTTGAGAGGACTGATTAAAAGGGACGGTTCGCGAAACGAAGTGGCGGTTCGCGACGGGGTCAGGGCATTAAAAAAGGCCGAAAAAAGGCCAGTGGTGAAAAAGGAAAAAGTGAACCGCCTGGAGCAGGTCAGTAAATATTTCCGCGGGGTTTACAGCGAACTGAAAAAGGTTCACTGGCCTAACCGGCGGGAGGTTGTTACTTACACTGGTGTGGTGCTGGTGGCCGTCACCATCGTTGGCATCCTGATCTGGATTTTCGATTCGCTTTTAAGCCGGCTGCTGCAGTTTATCATTAAATAA